GGATGACTGGGAAGCCTGGAAGATCCTCACCGAGCGCCTGGGCCACAAAATCCAGTTGGTGGGAGATGACCTCTTCGTGACTAACCCCGCGCGGCTGGCCGAAGGTATCGAAAAAGGGGTGGGAAACGCCATCCTGGTCAAGGTCAACCAGATCGGCACCCTCTCCGAGACCCTGGAGGCCGTAGCTTTGGCCCAGCGCTCGGGGTACAACGCGGTGATCTCGCACCGCTCGGGCGAGACCGAGGACGCCTTTATCGCTGACTTGGCCGTAGCGGTGAACGCTGGGCAGATTAAAACCGGCTCAGCTTCGCGCTCAGACCGGCTGGCCAAGTACAACCAACTCCTACGCATCGAGGAGGAGTTGGGAAGGGGGGCGAGGTTTTTGGGTTATGGCGTTTACTAAGCGAACCAAAATCGTGGCCACGTTGGGGCCAGCTTCCTCGAGCCCCGAGACGATTCGTAAGCTCATCCAAGCAGGGGCCGACGTCTTCCGCCTCAACTTCAGCCACGGTACCCCTGAAGATCACCGCGAACGGGTTAGATATATCCGTCAGGCGGCGGAGGAGTTGGGCCAGACGGTGGCCATACTACAGGATTTGCAAGGCCCCAAGATCCGCGTGGGCCGCTTTGCCGAAGGGGCGGTGGAGCTTGTCCCGGGGGCTAAGTTCATCCTGACCCGGGAGGCGGTGGAGGGGGACGCCAGCCGGGTCTCGGTAAGCTATCGGGGCCTTCCCGAGGACGTGTCGCCGGGCCAGGAGTTGCTGCTCGACGACGGGAATATCCGCCTTCGGGTAGACGAGGTGCGCGGCCCCGATATCCACACCACGGTGCTGGTCGGCGGGCGGCTGTCCAACAACAAGGGCATCAACATCCCTGGAGCGGATCTTTCGATCCCTTCTCTCACCGACAAAGACATCGAGGACCTGGTGCTGGGGGTGGAGCTCGAGGTGGACTGGGTGGCCATGAGCTTCGTGCGCACCCGAGATGACTTGCTCTTGGCCCGCCACTACCTGACCCGCCACGCCTCCCGCGCCCGGCTGATGGCCAAGATCGAGAAGCCCTCGGCGGTGTTGCGTTTCGATGAAATCCTGGAGGAGGCCGACGGGATCATGGTGGCCCGCGGCGACC
This region of Meiothermus sp. Pnk-1 genomic DNA includes:
- the pyk gene encoding pyruvate kinase, with product MAFTKRTKIVATLGPASSSPETIRKLIQAGADVFRLNFSHGTPEDHRERVRYIRQAAEELGQTVAILQDLQGPKIRVGRFAEGAVELVPGAKFILTREAVEGDASRVSVSYRGLPEDVSPGQELLLDDGNIRLRVDEVRGPDIHTTVLVGGRLSNNKGINIPGADLSIPSLTDKDIEDLVLGVELEVDWVAMSFVRTRDDLLLARHYLTRHASRARLMAKIEKPSAVLRFDEILEEADGIMVARGDLGVEMPLEEVPVVQKRLILKAIQTGKPVITATQMLESMIKNPIATRAEASDVANAVFDGTDAVMLSAETASGSYPVEAVSFMARVARNVEASTEYRARLNALRPSPTPSVQDAIAMAVDDVVEAVGARVIVAFTATGGAARRIARTKPPVPILALTPNPHVRNQLALVSDVYPLLAPDPKDTDDMVQIAVAKAKETGLAQVGEYVVIAAGVPFGVRGTTNMLRVERVS